In Chiloscyllium plagiosum isolate BGI_BamShark_2017 chromosome 18, ASM401019v2, whole genome shotgun sequence, a single genomic region encodes these proteins:
- the si:dkey-32e6.3 gene encoding uncharacterized protein si:dkey-32e6.3 isoform X2, with the protein MPGVTRQGPRRALSSFLTTVTWGRINQEGKWEWLSKVPSLNPPCDGAVSYYSQFGRPLDFTETGDGSLFKKIFTDHLQKVEWMGPHNELLSMTDEDGKEYHRILPAFFELIDCLSSQGREFAIVLRTFGSDLSRTLKTIQITLSGQHPQYQHLQTKHLPLRISPGKIRCNKKNVVLTLGSERISTQSDDRAVYHYFSSLEGIVGFQDHFDWWSRNSFSNEGGKPFWIDPSETGIQHIFIDDNIRLNDAESIVHPQVFMKDGSGTRTVPTSELFDICLVQTDLLRAIHDRSYFIRCVQQCEENYSKYTALSH; encoded by the exons ATGCCCGgag TTACCAGACAAGGGCCCAGGAGAGCTCTCAGTTCCTTTCTCACCACTGTTACTTGGGGTCGGATCAACCAGGAAG GAAAATGGGAATGGCTGAGTAAAGTACCTTCCTTGAACCCACCTTgtgatggtgctgtgagctatTATTCGCAGTTTGGGAGGCCATTGGATTTCACAGAGACTGGTGATGGTTCCCTCTTTAAAAAGATTTTTACTGACCACCTACAGAAAGTAGAATGGATGGGTCCCCACAATGAGCTTCTGTCTATGACTGATGAAGATGGCAAAGAGTACCATCGGATCCTGCCAGCTTTCTTTGAGTTAATTGATTGTTTGTCATCACAAGGCAGAGAATTTGCCATCGTACTTCGAACCTTTGGGTCGGACTTGAGTAGAACTTTAAAGACCATTCAGATCACCCTGTCTGGTCAGCATCCTCAGTATCAACACCTTCAAACGAAACAT cTTCCATTGAGAATATCTCCGGGTAAAATCCGTTGTAATAAAAAGAATGTTGTGTTGACCTTGGGATCTGAGCGGATTTCTACACAGTCAGACGATAGAGCTGTATATCATTATTTCTCTTCATTGGAAGGAATTGTAGGTTTTCAGGATCATTTTGACTG GTGGTCTAGGAATAGCTTCTCAAACGAAGGTGGTAAACCATTTTGGATCGATCCTTCTGAAACTGGAATACAGCATATATTTATAGATGATAATATCCGTCTGAATGATGCTGAGAGCATTGTTCATCCACAG GTGTTTATGAAGGATGGTTCTGGCACCAGGACTGTGCCAACTTCAGAGTTGTTTGATATTTGTCTCGTTCAGACAGACCTTCTCAGAGCTATCCATGACCGGAGTTACTTCATCAGATGTGTTCAACAGTGTGAAGAGAATTATAGTAAATACACTGCACTTTCACATTGA
- the si:dkey-32e6.3 gene encoding uncharacterized protein si:dkey-32e6.3 isoform X1, with translation MALLHPDHDTERVESVSSQMITEIPKTLNCSRSKLIVHLDLNNTVLLFDTVTRQGPRRALSSFLTTVTWGRINQEGKWEWLSKVPSLNPPCDGAVSYYSQFGRPLDFTETGDGSLFKKIFTDHLQKVEWMGPHNELLSMTDEDGKEYHRILPAFFELIDCLSSQGREFAIVLRTFGSDLSRTLKTIQITLSGQHPQYQHLQTKHLPLRISPGKIRCNKKNVVLTLGSERISTQSDDRAVYHYFSSLEGIVGFQDHFDWWSRNSFSNEGGKPFWIDPSETGIQHIFIDDNIRLNDAESIVHPQVFMKDGSGTRTVPTSELFDICLVQTDLLRAIHDRSYFIRCVQQCEENYSKYTALSH, from the exons ATGGCTTTGCTTCATCCAGATCACGATACTGAAAGAGTGGAATCTGTTTCAAGCCAAATGATCACTGAGATTCCTAAGACTTTAAATTGTAGTAGGTCAAAACTGATTGTGCACTTGGATTTAAATAACACCGTCCTGTTGTTTGACACAGTTACCAGACAAGGGCCCAGGAGAGCTCTCAGTTCCTTTCTCACCACTGTTACTTGGGGTCGGATCAACCAGGAAG GAAAATGGGAATGGCTGAGTAAAGTACCTTCCTTGAACCCACCTTgtgatggtgctgtgagctatTATTCGCAGTTTGGGAGGCCATTGGATTTCACAGAGACTGGTGATGGTTCCCTCTTTAAAAAGATTTTTACTGACCACCTACAGAAAGTAGAATGGATGGGTCCCCACAATGAGCTTCTGTCTATGACTGATGAAGATGGCAAAGAGTACCATCGGATCCTGCCAGCTTTCTTTGAGTTAATTGATTGTTTGTCATCACAAGGCAGAGAATTTGCCATCGTACTTCGAACCTTTGGGTCGGACTTGAGTAGAACTTTAAAGACCATTCAGATCACCCTGTCTGGTCAGCATCCTCAGTATCAACACCTTCAAACGAAACAT cTTCCATTGAGAATATCTCCGGGTAAAATCCGTTGTAATAAAAAGAATGTTGTGTTGACCTTGGGATCTGAGCGGATTTCTACACAGTCAGACGATAGAGCTGTATATCATTATTTCTCTTCATTGGAAGGAATTGTAGGTTTTCAGGATCATTTTGACTG GTGGTCTAGGAATAGCTTCTCAAACGAAGGTGGTAAACCATTTTGGATCGATCCTTCTGAAACTGGAATACAGCATATATTTATAGATGATAATATCCGTCTGAATGATGCTGAGAGCATTGTTCATCCACAG GTGTTTATGAAGGATGGTTCTGGCACCAGGACTGTGCCAACTTCAGAGTTGTTTGATATTTGTCTCGTTCAGACAGACCTTCTCAGAGCTATCCATGACCGGAGTTACTTCATCAGATGTGTTCAACAGTGTGAAGAGAATTATAGTAAATACACTGCACTTTCACATTGA